Part of the Pomacea canaliculata isolate SZHN2017 linkage group LG11, ASM307304v1, whole genome shotgun sequence genome is shown below.
GACATCGGCTgtctggctgttgttggcttCTGTTACACTGGTGTATGGAGTTGTGTCCTTCCCCTTTGTATTGTCGCCGGTAGATGTATTGGTAATACTGGATTCAGAAGGGCATTTAGTAGGCAAGATAGCAGTCGGAATCATCTGCAGGTTGTTGCTAATGTTGCCTAAGGCGTGTGCTATTGTGGTCGGTGTGCACTGAATTCTCTTGGAATGCCGGTTTTCCACTGTTGCCCCTCTGCCAGTATCAGCGTTCGTGTCAATTTGCTCCCCATGCTTATCAGCCTGTAATCTGTTGgtatcttcttcctcatcttctgaTTGCAGAGGTAGATAGCGGTTCCAAAGAGGTAGAGGTAGGTAGGACTGACTGCTCCGGTGCTGTCGGACTCCTTTGTTCTGCTGCGCTGTTGTTGGTGTGTATTTATCAGTCTGTTGCTGTAGAGTTGTCTGGTGCTGAGAGGGGGATCTGTCCGCGTTGGTTCGAggattctccctctcttcctgttgtctgttcGTATTTTGGTGTAAGGATCCTCCAACAACGAGCCGGTCTCCTCTGTAGAACGCACGCACCCCGCTATTTCTGTAGCACTTTATGATCGACTGTTGTCTTTCTGTGAGATCACTAGCCACAGATACACCTTTTGCTCTCAGTTTCTCTCGTGCTTTGGTAAGTATATCCAACTTGTCAGACCATCGAGTGAACTTAGCGATTATGGGACGtggtttgttttctctgtttcgGGTATGTCCTGCTGGCACAATTTTCTTACCGACTCTGTGCGCTCGCACGATGTCAGTAGTTGCCACACTTTCCTGGAATTGTTTCTTGTAGGAGTTGTATTATCGTAGCAGCACAGGTTTCGTATGAATCCTCTCCAGTTTCTGGTATCCCGAAGAACTTCAGATTGTCTCTGCGTGAGAAACCTTCGAGCTTGTCGAGCTTGTCGTCAAAGACCTGGAGAGACTGGTCTACATGATCTTTTAGACTCTCGGTGTTTTGCTCGAGTGACTCTTGCCTTTGTTTAACTTGCTGTAACTCCATACACAGTTTATCAATGGCCGATTTGAAAAGTCTCAGTTCGTCTCTAACTTCGTCTATGTggtgtttaatgttttcctcttgtttgttaAGTAGTGTCTGGATATCAGTTAAGACACCACTCTCGTTGGAGCGGGCCATAGCGTCCAGTGGAGGTGTCACACACTCACGAATCACACAAGGCTACCGCCGTGCTGTTCACGCTCCGTTGAACACTGTGGTCACCTGGCTTCTTTcgtaaattttgtaaaattcaaCTATTTTGACTGAATATTCgcataaaatttacttttttatgcagccTGTAATTGGGAGATCAGTATTTTTGCATAATACACCACAAAGATGAGTAACTTCCGTAAAACTAGGCAAAATGCACCTTGTATTGAAGAGCGTGGAAAAAAAGCGTCCGCACAGCTCGTGAACACAGTTCACCCCCAGTTATCCAGGGGCACCATAGAGAAATCAAGGTCAAGCATTTTGGCTTTACCCCAGGGACCATATAGTTACAAGGCAAAGATGCTAATGGAAAAATAACTTCAAGCATTATCTGCATTAACACCTCTCTgtaactatggagacaagaTATTTGCCCTTGATTTCCCCACAATGCAAGATGCTTGATGAAAGTAAATGTGTTTCAGGTTTTGTCAACTCCTTACTGTCATGGTCAGCCTTTGTACCACTTAGTCGTCTGACTTACTGCATCTACCTGGTCCACATTGAGATATTGGCAATATATGCATTGAACGCACAGtcggttttttattttaatgatgttAATTTGGTAAGTTGCGCACTTCTCTTATCTATTTCTCAACTTGTCACTCTCACTGGCACTCAAcattaccaccaccatcacattGTACTAATTATTTCAGTAATGAAGGATCCCATTGCCTTATAGCCACTGGTGCAGTGAATCTAGGCGTTTCGTGTCTAGGCCATACATCACAAACCTgctaattacttttttattgaTGAAGACTTATCATGTGAACTTTTAATCAAAGATTTTTACTGCAGAGAGGGGAGATTACTGTTATGTGTTTTCAAGTATAGTGAAgcattgtgtttgttattttttaaatattattttcatttttaattcagttttaatCTAGTGTGCATGACTATAGAACCGTGACACCATGGTATATGGGAGGCCATGGTGTGCAGCCATATATAGCTCTTCTCCTCTAAGGCAAATGAgatttgttttcctcttgtcCACAGGTGATGTTCTTCCTAGCCATGCTGGTTGTGTCTTATGTGGTTGGCTTTGTAGTGTCCCTAGCCTTTGAGGCACCCATGCTGGGTCTGGAAAAAATTCTCATACGTCGAAAATAATCAGTCACCATTGTGATTTCCATAATCATGACATGCAAATTGAAGCTTACCAAGCTCACATTTGATGTCAAATCCACCACAgcttttattggtgttttaatttgtttagatAAGtaatggtatatatatatttcagccaatacatttttgtaatttttcccTTTATATGCACATTTAGTACATCAGCATTGTTGACATGGCTATTGCCATAACAGATGCTGAACATTGCCTGCAAATCTTGGGtgtgagaaatttgtttttaattgttgtccTAGTCTTGTTAAAAATCATTCCAAAGAAACTGTTATAatggtattttttatttatatattacgGCATTTAAGAACAAATGTGAGCAAATCAGGAAACATGTACATATACATCataacagctttaaaaatcGAGAGCTTATGCTgcaaattatgaatattatatattttctttttgcaaaatcTGTTCATGACATATTTGAACATGCACCTTCTACTTACTATCATCTCTTTTCAATAGCATATACatgaacataattttttgtAGCAAAAGTATGAATGTATGTGAAAGTCTATTCTTTTTAAAGGTATATTTTTAAGAGATACTTTATATTGCTGATTGAATCTTATTTACTTTAAAGAAGTAAACGCAAAAAAGCAGGAAATGCAAATATAGTTAGGCGTGTGATTGTGTCATGTGTGAGACAGTAtcagaagttattttttttcagtatgcTGACAAAAACTTTGATAAAGAgacttaagtttttttatttttttaaatttataaaatgtatgtcGAGACAATTTTGTAATCAACACATAATATGGTGAGGTAAATTAATGTGATACAATCACAGCCTGTGAAAATATACTTGTATTATAGTTTATTATGCCTCAATGACAATCATTCATGACAAAATGgctgaataattttttaagtaaATGAATGTTGTGATATGGATTTGCATCTCACTTTGCATCCAGTTATtcagtcagattttttttaaagtttgaaagtTCAGTcgttttatgtatatataattgaGACATTGTTGACAAGCAATAgtttaaaatagtttaatatataataaaatataatattttcattttgtttggtgGTTGTATTTTAACAGCTGTGCTTATACTCGTACTCTCTACTTACACAATAAGCGTATCCCAGTTCTACTTATaccaaagcttttttaaagttagttaCATTAGGAGAGCTTGACTTAATTTGTAGTGTGCACTGATACCTTGAAACAGTTCAAGGCTCTGGGGTGTGTCTGAAAGTCATTTGAAAGTAGTGGGTTTCAAGTTGCTTAGATAAAAGGCAGCATATAGTGGATGGGAAAGGAGTGAATGTTCCAGTAAAAGGGCCTGGGTTATGTCTACTTCCCGGCACACAAGCTCCTTTTTAAAGTATGCAAGGGCTATaggatgtataaaaaaaaacatgcaaacttAATTATCTTTACAAAGCCTCATGACGATGTGGTTGTAGGtcaaatacaaagtaaaatcaaaCAGCATATGTTTTAGCATTCTCACGAGATGTTTGCAGTTGCTCAGAAAAGTGAGATTTTTAACGATCCATGCAGTGggttttaagtttaaagttCAAACTACCTTTATaccctttccttttttcagtcATCTCGATCCCTGCTTCATTTACTCCATTCAAGATTTGTAAGTCATCCAACGTGTTCCCTTCTCCCTCCCAAAAaatgtcttctctctctttccaaacCCTTTGATTATATACCTAGATACAGATCGATCGAGGCTTAATTCCTACCCAGCTTAATATATGATATATGTATACTTGTACCGAcgaaatgatatatatatacttgtacCGACGAAGCAAACATGTACCACATGTTGCAAGTCCTCAAGCCAACTAGGAAAAAACCTGTCAATTCAAATATCAATCACCGTGTTTGtacatataatttatatatatgtttttattaacttgttttgaattaatgtaatataattttatttctgctatATTGAGTCCAAGGGCTAGATATAAAAAAGTATTAACTTGTTTATTGTTacctttgtaaataaagatttgtcatctgCCTTTTCGTACTTTGTGAAGAATTAATTCTTGCACGCTCTGAAAGTTTTTAGGGGGCGGCTTCCCCACTTGCCTCCCTACCACTGGTTCGCaaattctgtgtgtatgtgtggctgGCACAACAATGAACACGATCAGAGACACTAAAGACTGTCGAGAAGTTCGTGGCATCACGAATATCTCCCACCATGGTGGCGTCTTTGGGAACGCAAACAACAGCCGCGAAGCCCTTGATTGGCTAGTTACACCACGTGGTTACAGAAGCCATTTTGACGCATGCGCATAAAGCCAACTAGTGAGTTTGTGTTGATGGTGTCCGCGTGTTAGTGAAGTTTACGAAATTTGCTGCGAGGTGGGTCGATGAAGgaatacatttttacaaaatttcagtttctttagTGGAGTTCTCgaagaacaaatttttttaattaacgagtttcatccaaaaaaaaaaaagttttcaagcaTTAAATAAGCAGCCTCCAGCATTTTACATCTACTGATAGCTGTGCACCGTCACgagtttggtggtggtgggaactagtaaaatatttttatattacacaTTTTGGGAGATAGTAAATAAGTGAACTACTCAGTTCATGGAGGGCGCACGCGACGCCATGATCAATACCTACCAAGACTATATCCTTATTACCTAGTTCATTAAAGGCAGGTGATTTAACAGCACACAACTCCATGCCATAGTTCAGTAGGATCATACCCGATGCCTCTATTCAAGCACCTGATTGATATCTTTACTATAATTTAGTTTTCTACAATATCATCCCGGTATCACACGTGCAATTCTTGCTAAACAGTCAAAAAAGAACTTGGAAAATACTAAAGAATGCTCcataacaacagcaaaacattttttttttcatcactttgTAAGGATTTTACTATGTCCTTAGACTGCAACAGCTTCTAAGAACTTCATCTTCCCTCTGCCAAAAATACCAATGCAGTAAACTCTACCATTGTACAGTAAACATTAGGAGACATAATTATGTTCCAACATACAGCTTCACATACAAGCTTAGCTACACTCATTTCCATAGCCCTGCCCTTCATTCCTGCCACAGTGTACATTGAGTGCATCTTCTGGtcagatttgttttgaaatgtattaCGCAAGGGCTTCCAACTCCATGAGCCTGACCACCCAGAAGCATGTCCAAGCAAAATATTGTCTCCACCATTGATTAGATAAGAGGTACACAGTTGCATTTTAGAAAGGTctagcaggcctgacgagagcgGGGTGTGGTGTGCCTGGGGCTGTGAAGGGGGCGCGGCTTTGGCTGGTggatttcttttccttctgttccttttctttttcttttaaggagAGATTAACATATCATTCCTCACtctcgggattttttttatggAGCGGTGTACTACAAGTTAGAACCTATTatgtcatttttcctcatttactaaacAACTCTATGCTCAAGTAGTGATGTTGATCATAGtccacttgtcctaatgtttgcagtctatattacatttctgaaatgaaaatattgacaattgaattgtaagcataattatatactgggaaaattaTGATTGCAATTACGAGGGGCCCCGAGAGATCGTCTACCCTGGTGTCCTTGCTGGCTCTCGTCGGCCCTGAGGTCTGAACCCAAGTTTTaacaatgcacagaaaaagtATTCCTATCATCTGATAGATCACCTATAAAGCAAAATATCCTGATCACCTGATTATCATCAGATCCCTATCACCTAAAGTATTCCTATCATGTGATTCATTAAAGTCAGTTCATTAATGGCATGCTAATCAATTCTTTTATTTAGTGAAATCTTACCCCAAAATCTCTGTTCAAGCACCTTGCATACCTCCCTCCCACTATCCACTCTTGACTTTCATTGTCAGTGTCACATGCCTTCAAGTAATGCACTTGTTTACATGGAAATTTAATGCAGATCCTCTAGTTTATTGGAAAAGGCCTTAGAAGTAGTGAGATAAATGTTTCACTAATCCTGTCTTGAACGAAGAAATATAGACTAGATTTTAGTTCAGTGTCATGAATAGAAAGGAGGGTGTTCCAATTTCATGACAAATTCATGCTTgaatcaaaagtaaaaaaaaaaaaaagaaacaaagtctgAGAGAGCCTTATGAATGCATTGTGGTAGTATATAAAGTCTAGTAGACAATATGCCATTTAATATTGTGTAAACACTATATATTTGTAGTTAAGCTTGCATCTTAATGGCAGGACTCCAAGCTCACTTTTTCACTGTTTTGGTAATACTTTGGTTGCCTCAAAACTTGAAAAAGATCTTGTTCATTGAAATTCTGCTAGGAGACTCTGGTAACACTTGTGGCTAACAAGATATGCTATATATTATATCATATAGGCTTCAAAAAGAGTTTCCTAGAGTTTTTGTGATTTGGGATAGTCATtgtgctttttaaatttattgctgcttttggttttgttgttattatgacAAATTATTGGATGGAAAGGTTGGGGACAGAAAAAGATACATGATACATATATGCATGACTTTTGTTAAAATGGCTTTTTAGACCTTTGATCAGTCTTAAATTATGACATTGCTTGTgaacatgtgtttgttttttaatctcttttggaatatttgttttttagtgcattttattgaatattttcgTAAAAGGAAATTTCTCTTCTTTGATGTTGTAGACTCAGGACTTAACCTATCACTGCTGTTATCACTATGGATCTTCTGCCTCGAAGCCATACcgaattttcttcttctgaataCTGGAACTCTTTCTTTAGGAAACGAGGGCAGAAAGCTTTTGAGTGGTAAGCAAGTcacttttgtaaatgttttaattttcaacaTATGCAAAACATGAGTACTGTTTcaatttattaaaagtttagTGTTGTGCACACCTTTTTCTAATGACAGGCTAAAATTTAGCGCAGGATACTATTTCCAAAAATCTGAGTGAAGATGAgtcttctgttctcaagatacacaatCATCATGCAgaggaaaaaagtcaacaacacagacattcagatttgtgtgtgtataaatttACACTGTCAAGTCCTCAGCCAGTGGAAAAGCTGGGACAACATGCGTATTAAGCATATATGTAAAAACATGACATCATGggtttgacttttttctgtgcatggtgatatttgtagatATATATCTTGAGAACTTTCTTTGGGGGCTATTCGATCAGATTTTGAGTATTAGTATATTGTGCTGAGCTTTTCTAGTCATTAGATTAAGATATTTAATACTATTTCAGTAATGttagagattttaaaaatctgtatttgtCTATGGTtggtgtgtaaaaaaaaatcacagtatTCCTCAATAACAATGGCTTATACagcaaaaactatatttagcaaatAAAGTGCAATATTGCATCAGCTACCATCATTTATGATTAACTGGTTATCTTAATTGATTTAAGCTATAGTTATACTAAAATATTGTTCATTGGACTTTCATTTTACGTAGAGATTTGGTTTCATAACtgggtgtaaaaaaaaaagtctttttgatTATATCGATGGTAGCACTATCTAACTGCTCCATGGGCACCTATCTGATGTTATGGTTTACATATCTGTGGCATACTTTGATTGCTATAATATTATGCTGGCAGATTTTcataactgaaatattttacaggtaTGGGGAATTTACAGAGCTTTGTGGCATATTTCATAAGTACATCAAGCTCTCTGATCGAGTGCTAATGGTTGGCTGTGGGAACTCCCGGCTCAGTGAAGAAATGTATGATGTGGGCTATCACAGTATTGCTAACATTGACATCAGTGATATTGTCATCAAACagatgagggaaaaaaatgcGAAGCAGCGATTAGaaatgacatttgaaaaaatggATGTTACACAGGTtagttgaaataaataaagatatacTCATATTTTCACTGTTATTCTTATGCTTAAGGACAAAGAAGGGTTAAGATTTATAAAGCAGTTTACCTTTTTAAATACTGTGTAAAACTATGTAACGCTTGTTAATTGGCTGATGTGATTTTGTGCTAGATGACATACAACGATTCATCATTCTCTGTGGCGTTAGACAAGGGCACACTTGATGCTTTGGCTGTTGACCAGGAAGAAAAAACACTGGAAACCGTGAAAGCTATGTTTAATGAAATAGATCGTGTTTTGCGGTTTGGTGGAAGATATATCATCGTGTCATTATTGCAAGACCATGTCATCAGTGTCCTCGCAAAATACTTCTCTGACttgtaagtttattttaaaatttacctttTTAAGACTTTGGGGAAAAATACTCAGTTCTAGATAATTCTCTTAGTAAAGCTGTTTCACTACTGCTTACCATGGTAGCATCAGTACAGGAACTTTTGACAGAGAAATCCAGGGGATGCAACCTTGGTTAAACAGTATattgcataatatatatattttttttaatcttgtatttactttacttttgtCGTGTACTATTCTGATGGCAGAGGCTGGCCCATTCGAGTGCACCGTGTCCCTGCTCGCCCTGAGGGTGATGCTGGAAATGAAGAGTTTAGCTTGCCagtatttgctgttgttttgacCAAGTTCAAAAAGATGTCAAGTGCAATGCAGGTAAGAACTTATTAACAAATCTCAGTTCTTTAGTAGGCACTATCACTAGCCTAGATCTTTAGTATATTGGCTTAAAGAAGCAATAAGAAAAGTATAATAAGCATTCCAAAAGCAATTAGACTGTTTAAAGATCCTTTTGCACAAATGTGACTGGCTATTGTAGTAattgttttcaatttaaaattaGGTATCTTTTTAACTGTGTTCTGTTATTTATCTTCTATATAATAATTGAATATATATCATCTTCTatctcatttatttaaaattcatttcaatTGCTGTCTCCAGATAGTGGAAGTCTGCagctctgatgatgatgaggtcCAAAGGCTGGAGTCCATAGATCAGCTGCTTTCAACAGTTAAGCAAATGCAGTACTACGGCATTGTTAGACTACAGCTCAGCAAGAGGTACTTCTCATTTCAAACCCTGACACTTCAGCCATTTTCATGTAGTTGAAATGTTTCTTCTATGAATTGCTcccatttatttaaattgttctcTTTGAtgggaattttctttttaatgtcaaaGGAGAGAACATTTATAGAAACATGGTATGTACCAGACAGGGCTTTTCTTGATGAAATGCATTTACTCAGCCCATTACCTATCCTGAGCTGGGCTAATTGGCTATCTGCagataaatgttaaaatttaattcatCATATTTGTAACCTGAAAGTAGCAGATgccacaaagaaacaaaatttaatgttGCAGTTAACATGGCgcccttcatttcttttcttcctggtCAGTTTctaaatgaacacaaaattaatgttttttgtcATCTCATTAAgagacataataataaagattttataaagTTCATATTCACACTCCTGCGGAGCATGTATTTAGCGCTTACAACAGGAATGAAACAACATGGACAGTATACGAAGGACGAAAGactaaacaacagtactgatgacaaataGAAGAAAGTATAGAAAACACGCAGAGGCActgagtaacaagaactgagaaaatCGAGATAGAGAAAGACAAGTAGGAAAGTTTCAAAAGCAGCAAAGTGGGAGGGTGAAAATGACTAGCATCATTTGATAAGATGGAATAAATTTGATCTTCTGTAGTTGCTTGCTTtctcatattttaaaactgctgCTCATTTTAGCTATATCTTGCTTCATCCTTTGAACAATACGTGCACATTGGGAATACTTGCTAGGTTGCTTGGTTATAACATATGTAGTTCCATATGAAAAGTGGCTTATAAATTGAGAATTAGTTTGCCTTGCACAGTAACCTAACCAGCCAGTTTCCTTCCAAAGCCCTGATGGTTTATTCCCTTTGTGAACTGTCTTTGTGCATTGCAGTGTTAGATTCATTGGTTTCATAATTCATTCATTGCGTTGCCTTTTTTTAATGCCTGGTGAAGGTCACTGGGCAAAGTACAGAGTTAATCAAACATTCTTACATTAAACTATGGATCTTGTGAAAATTCCTATTACCACATTTCAGAAGTGTTACTGAAGAACAGCTTGAGCTTGCGCTCTATAGCAGTCTTACCACCACACCACGTTACACACTCTGGGTGGTGGACAGCGAAGAGAGGTGTAGCAACAAGTTTGCAGTTTTCATCGTTCCTCAGGGCAGGTCTGTTGAACACAATCATGATGTGTtttcagaagaaagatgaaCATTAAGAAACAGTCTGCACAACCTGATGTGCTGAATAAGTTAAATGGAAAgaattacacataaaaatatgttagTTACCAACATCCTCTTTGATTCCCTAACTTCATCATCTAAGCATTACGTGTTCTAGGaaaatctcttttaaaaatcatcagAGGTGTTTATGCAGTTACcattaaataatgaaatttattttttattgttgagtgtgagagaaataaagttggtccctgtgatttgtattttgtgtatggCTATGAAGGTGTATATGTTTGGCAGGAGTTTAAGTTTTGTATTAATTTTCATTGTCACTGAAGACTCACAGAGGCTAGAAATTTGCTTTCATATGATttgttacaaacaaaatgttctgCATGCTATAAAGACAACATTTTTGTCCTGTGATATAGAGAGATGGAGTGGATGTTCTCCACAAGTGCTGGTCGAAGAGCATTGGGTGTCAGTGCTGGCTTCCAGCGCCTGCTGGTGGTGGCTTTGAGCCGAGAGCATGAATACAAAGACATGGAAGCTGTAAAAGCAGAGCTTTCTTCAAAGGTTATGGAGCTGGTGCCTTCAAGTTACAAGAAAGGTATCCAGGTATAAGTTGTTTATACATGGTTTTCCCTCTTGATACTTTCTGAGTAACTTTCTTATATTGATATTCCAAGTCTCTATAGTAATTTTTGCTGAGTTAATGAGTGGCCATTATCTTTGAACTAGTATTGGTTTATGCATAGATCAGAAGcacagattaaaaataatttgcaggCAGACAGTGTCTGCATAAGCACTATCACTCTGTCATTTGTTCTtacaggttccctttcttagtcTTGGCAGTGACATTGGTAAGCGGACTGTACGGCATCGTGGGAACAGTGAGCTCAGTGGAGGATATGTTGTAGAAGATTTTGAGGATGAAGATGGGCAGGTGTTTCGTCGCTTGATATTTCTCACCAATCAGAATGTTGTACAGAGTGAAGTCCGTTTAGTTGCTCCACATTCATCTGGTGAGGAACATTCATTGTAATAGATCTGACAAAGGTGTTGTAAAACCATGGTGCCGACAACCTTTACCGTATCCCTTTGAAGCAGGCAGCATGACTGGCCATACTGTAGCCATCATTTATATATAATCATGGCCCACaactaaaaacatttcttgaatgtttaaagaaaagcttcatttttttgtgtgaagtgaGAGCAGGGATTCCCACTTTGACTTTATATCTGCTCCAAGACTTTTAAAGATGCCTAAAAGCCAGTGCTACCAAATTTAAATAAGTAGTTTGTACTTAACAAATTGACCAAAATTAATGGTCTATAATTTAGGATACTCTCtgaaatgaatttttaattattccGTTTTTGAATAAAATTGTTGCTCTTAGTTAAAATCCTCTTTATAGAGacttgaagaatttttttattattttattatgtatcagaaaaaaattcttaaaacaaagattttgtttcataGTTGCTCTTTGACCTTAAAATCTCTGTGAATGATTAAACACATCAAGATTGCAGATTTTACCTTATTACAGGTTTTCTCAGAAAGACTTATTGGTCATTCATCCTAAAGATAAACAAGTTAAAGGtcataatataaaacaatagAAATGATTGTAGGTAATAGATACAAGGTTTATATACCATAAACTTGGGTGTAGTTTAGTTCTTTATCTTGTACAATCTATCACTGTACTATGCTGCagacaaaaggaagaagaaagccAAGAATAGATGCCAGAATCTTTCCATTGACAAAGACTACCTTGCTTGTCGACATCACCATGCCATGGTTGCGGGTCTGGCCTTTATTCCATCTGATGGTAAGCaatgtgatgtttttgttatatGTCTTGATTAGGGCAACATGTACCACTGACAGTACTTTGTTCCCTCCACCTTGCACTCCATTCCACCCATAAACTTGGTCACGTGAGCAGTGCAGCAAGAGACAACACCGCACTGGGTGACATAGCACCCAAACTTTCCAATATAAATAGCCGTAAAAAATTCTGTGCTTGCACCCATTACTGAAAGGCAGCTGGTCCAGCTTGAAAGAGCAGTAAAGTTTTAGTTCTGACCACCCCGAGTATGACAGAAATACCATTTTTCCCGCAAGGTGCTGTGGTCTCGCTGGAAAGTGGCTCATGTCACTCAAATCCCACAAccacctaccccaccccacctctagGTGACTTTAGTTCTGACTGCCCTGAGTACAAGAGAAGTATCAATTTGCAAAGTGTTTTGGTCTCACTGGAAAGTGCTATAACCCTACTCTTTCCCCATCCCAGGGAGTTTGGTGCTAGGTTTTAGTAGGCTAGGTAGATGGGTTAGAATATAAATAgttatttgtgtaaataatgtaaataaatttatatcttttaaCTTATTTATCCATGTGAGCTTGTCAGTCTGCATGAATGCTAGCGTGTTATGTGTCCTCGTTGCGGAATGAGGTGAACATGTATCATTAGAGGGAAAGAGATTTGTCGTCCTTAGTTCTGGCAAAGCAGAGCACATATGAAGATCCATGGAGTTAAACAACGCACCTGAGAAAATACACTTTAtaaaaggggggggggtaaaTGAACACGTCtagaattttagaaaaaaattctccttgggaacttccatCCTACATGAGTTTATCACATTTCATGTTTC
Proteins encoded:
- the LOC112575189 gene encoding methyltransferase-like protein 13 isoform X1, which codes for MDLLPRSHTEFSSSEYWNSFFRKRGQKAFEWYGEFTELCGIFHKYIKLSDRVLMVGCGNSRLSEEMYDVGYHSIANIDISDIVIKQMREKNAKQRLEMTFEKMDVTQMTYNDSSFSVALDKGTLDALAVDQEEKTLETVKAMFNEIDRVLRFGGRYIIVSLLQDHVISVLAKYFSDLGWPIRVHRVPARPEGDAGNEEFSLPVFAVVLTKFKKMSSAMQIVEVCSSDDDEVQRLESIDQLLSTVKQMQYYGIVRLQLSKRSVTEEQLELALYSSLTTTPRYTLWVVDSEERCSNKFAVFIVPQGREMEWMFSTSAGRRALGVSAGFQRLLVVALSREHEYKDMEAVKAELSSKVMELVPSSYKKGIQVPFLSLGSDIGKRTVRHRGNSELSGGYVVEDFEDEDGQVFRRLIFLTNQNVVQSEVRLVAPHSSDKRKKKAKNRCQNLSIDKDYLACRHHHAMVAGLAFIPSDVISPQVLLVGLGGGPLAAFINHHFPKVQLEAVEIDPEMSKVAREWFGFSHDRNVVVHIVDGLDYIRNLGTKCEKRQMVMLDVDSKDMSLGLSCPPPSFVEKEFLSIIYSLLEDGGMLLLNFVCRDENLRHTVLNRLCEVFPTVMSVDIPQEVNRVIFASTIPMENTVLKTERDCVKLTRTLSLDKVKDEAEKMFKSRKQNSESCMGDVIDCLSKLTVLSTAT
- the LOC112575189 gene encoding methyltransferase-like protein 13 isoform X2; this encodes MDLLPRSHTEFSSSEYWNSFFRKRGQKAFEWYGEFTELCGIFHKYIKLSDRVLMVGCGNSRLSEEMYDVGYHSIANIDISDIVIKQMREKNAKQRLEMTFEKMDVTQMTYNDSSFSVALDKGTLDALAVDQEEKTLETVKAMFNEIDRVLRFGGRYIIVSLLQDHVISVLAKYFSDLGWPIRVHRVPARPEGDAGNEEFSLPVFAVVLTKFKKMSSAMQIVEVCSSDDDEVQRLESIDQLLSTVKQMQYYGIVRLQLSKRSVTEEQLELALYSSLTTTPRYTLWVVDSEERCSNKFAVFIVPQGREMEWMFSTSAGRRALGVSAGFQRLLVVALSREHEYKDMEAVKAELSSKVMELVPSSYKKGIQVPFLSLGSDIGKRTVRHRGNSELSGGYVVEDFEDEDGQVFRRLIFLTNQNVVQSEVRLVAPHSSDKRKKKAKNRCQNLSIDKDYLACRHHHAMVAGLAFIPSDVISPQVLLVGLGGGPLAAFINHHFPKVQLEAVEIDPEMSKVAREWFGFSHDRNVVVHIVDGLDYIRNLGTKCEKRQMVMLDVDSKDMSLGLSCPPPSFVEKEFLSIIYSLLEDGG